The following proteins are encoded in a genomic region of Thioclava nitratireducens:
- a CDS encoding ABC transporter substrate-binding protein produces the protein MRSYIGRTLKMASVLALVAGSAQAKDVEVLHWWTSGGEAAALNVLKDDLQKEGIGWKDMPVAGGGGQSAMTVLRARVTSGDPPTAVQMLGFDISDWAQQGALAQLDKVAADGNWDAVVPEALQKFSKYDGHWVAVPVNVHSTNWVWSNKKMLADLGIEEPKTWDEFIAAMQKVKDSGKIALAAGGQPWQEATMFDGVVLSVGGPDFYKKAFIDLDPDALGGPQMVESFKRMEQLHSFVDPNFSGRDWNLATAMVINGEAAFQMMGDWAKGEFLRAGKEAEVDFGCFRTPGTADDVTFNADQFAMFKVGEDAQAAQDAMAKAVMSPSFQIAFNTVKGSVPSRTDVSDEEFDACGKKAMAQLKSASQNGTLLGSMAHGHADPASVKNAIYDVVTANFNGDYDAETAAKELVKAVSLAQ, from the coding sequence ATGCGTAGTTACATCGGACGGACACTGAAAATGGCGAGCGTTCTGGCGCTCGTCGCAGGGTCGGCGCAAGCGAAGGATGTGGAGGTCCTTCACTGGTGGACGTCGGGCGGCGAGGCGGCCGCTCTCAACGTTCTCAAGGACGATCTGCAGAAGGAGGGGATCGGCTGGAAGGACATGCCCGTCGCCGGTGGCGGCGGCCAGAGCGCGATGACGGTGCTGCGTGCGCGCGTCACCTCCGGTGATCCGCCGACCGCGGTCCAGATGCTCGGCTTCGACATCTCCGATTGGGCACAGCAGGGCGCTTTGGCCCAGCTCGACAAGGTGGCGGCCGATGGCAACTGGGATGCCGTCGTGCCCGAGGCGCTCCAGAAGTTCTCGAAATACGACGGTCACTGGGTCGCGGTTCCGGTGAACGTGCACTCGACCAACTGGGTCTGGTCGAACAAGAAGATGCTTGCCGATCTGGGGATCGAAGAGCCGAAGACCTGGGATGAGTTCATCGCCGCGATGCAGAAGGTGAAGGATTCCGGGAAGATCGCGCTCGCCGCTGGTGGCCAGCCCTGGCAGGAAGCGACGATGTTCGATGGCGTCGTGCTCTCGGTCGGTGGCCCCGACTTCTATAAGAAGGCCTTCATCGATCTCGATCCCGACGCGCTCGGCGGTCCGCAGATGGTCGAATCCTTCAAGCGCATGGAGCAGCTCCACAGCTTCGTCGACCCGAACTTCTCGGGCCGCGATTGGAACCTCGCGACCGCGATGGTCATCAATGGCGAGGCCGCCTTCCAGATGATGGGCGACTGGGCCAAGGGTGAATTCCTGCGGGCCGGCAAAGAGGCCGAGGTCGATTTCGGCTGCTTCCGGACCCCGGGCACCGCGGACGATGTGACTTTCAACGCCGACCAGTTCGCGATGTTCAAGGTGGGCGAGGACGCACAGGCCGCACAGGACGCAATGGCGAAAGCCGTGATGTCGCCCTCGTTCCAGATCGCCTTCAACACGGTGAAAGGCTCTGTTCCCTCGCGCACCGACGTGTCGGACGAAGAGTTCGACGCTTGCGGCAAGAAGGCGATGGCTCAGCTGAAGTCGGCGAGCCAGAACGGCACGCTTCTGGGCTCTATGGCGCATGGCCATGCTGACCCGGCTTCGGTGAAGAACGCGATCTATGACGTGGTGACGGCGAATTTCAACGGCGACTATGACGCCGAGACCGCCGCCAAGGAACTCGTCAAGGCCGTGTCGCTGGCCCAGTAA
- a CDS encoding aldehyde dehydrogenase family protein, which translates to MTELNLISAVDAAISAEPFICRHLIAGEWRDSASGETYDRMSPAHGCLVSRAALGAEADAEAAIVAAREAFDSGVWSRISGKERATVLLRVADLIEGNVERMALLETLESGKPISQSRAEVSGAADLWRYAASLARTMHGDSHNTLGPDILGVVVKDPIGVVSMITPWNFPFWILSQKLPFALAAGCTTVIKPSELTPSTTVMLGELLFEAGMPPGVVNIVLGYGASVGSVMTTHEAVDMVTFTGSTAVGKAISAAASSTLKKVALELGGKNPQVVFPDADIESAADAITFGVYFNTGQCCNSSSRIIVHEDIVDEVVERVVELSKRVAFGDPLDPRTQVGAIISVQHQGKIDDYVRAAVTEGAEIALGGGPMTVPGLEGQFYQPTVVRGVSPEMAIAREEVFGPVLSVLTFRTMDEAVALTNDASYGLSAGVWSENVHTCLEFSTRAQAGTVWTNTWMDGFPELSFGGVKQSGQGREIGRYGLEEFFEIKTLVMRIGRTREPWVRPE; encoded by the coding sequence ATGACCGAGCTGAACCTGATCTCTGCCGTTGACGCCGCGATCTCCGCAGAGCCCTTCATCTGCCGACACCTGATCGCAGGCGAGTGGCGCGACAGTGCCTCCGGCGAGACCTACGATCGGATGTCCCCGGCGCATGGTTGCCTCGTCAGCCGCGCGGCACTGGGCGCCGAAGCCGATGCGGAAGCCGCGATCGTCGCGGCGCGCGAGGCGTTCGACAGCGGCGTCTGGAGCCGGATCTCGGGCAAGGAGCGCGCGACAGTGCTGCTGCGCGTCGCCGATCTGATCGAGGGCAATGTCGAACGGATGGCGCTGCTGGAGACGCTCGAGAGTGGCAAGCCGATCTCGCAATCGCGCGCCGAAGTGTCGGGCGCGGCCGATCTGTGGCGCTACGCGGCGTCGTTGGCGCGCACGATGCATGGCGATAGCCACAATACGCTGGGGCCCGACATCCTCGGTGTCGTCGTCAAAGACCCAATCGGTGTTGTGTCGATGATCACGCCGTGGAACTTCCCGTTCTGGATCCTGAGCCAGAAGCTGCCCTTCGCGCTCGCCGCCGGCTGCACCACGGTAATCAAACCGTCCGAGCTGACGCCGTCGACCACGGTGATGCTCGGGGAGCTGTTGTTCGAGGCAGGGATGCCGCCGGGCGTCGTGAATATCGTTCTGGGCTACGGGGCGTCCGTGGGCAGCGTGATGACGACGCATGAGGCGGTTGACATGGTAACATTCACCGGCTCGACCGCGGTCGGCAAGGCGATCTCGGCGGCTGCGTCGAGCACGTTGAAAAAGGTCGCACTGGAGCTGGGCGGGAAGAATCCGCAGGTCGTGTTCCCAGATGCCGATATCGAGAGCGCAGCCGACGCGATCACCTTCGGCGTCTATTTCAATACCGGGCAATGCTGCAATTCGAGCAGCCGGATCATCGTCCATGAAGATATCGTGGATGAGGTGGTCGAGCGCGTCGTGGAGCTGTCGAAGCGCGTGGCCTTCGGCGATCCGCTTGACCCGCGCACGCAGGTCGGGGCGATCATCTCCGTCCAGCATCAAGGCAAGATCGACGACTACGTCCGCGCCGCGGTCACCGAGGGGGCCGAGATCGCGCTGGGGGGCGGGCCGATGACCGTGCCGGGGCTCGAGGGGCAATTCTATCAGCCGACAGTCGTGCGCGGCGTTTCGCCGGAGATGGCGATCGCCCGAGAAGAGGTGTTCGGGCCGGTTCTCTCGGTGCTGACCTTCCGGACGATGGACGAAGCTGTAGCGCTAACGAACGACGCAAGCTACGGTCTGTCTGCGGGCGTTTGGAGCGAGAACGTCCACACCTGTCTCGAGTTCTCGACTCGGGCGCAGGCGGGGACCGTCTGGACGAATACTTGGATGGACGGCTTTCCGGAATTGAGCTTCGGCGGAGTCAAGCAATCCGGTCAGGGGAGAGAGATCGGACGCTATGGCCTGGAGGAGTTCTTCGAGATCAAGACGCTCGTGATGCGCATCGGTCGCACGCGGGAGCCTTGGGTGAGACCCGAATGA
- a CDS encoding HlyD family secretion protein — translation MSQTRRYIASALILLIALAGVATVLYAWRLPPFRSDVAWTDNAYLQGKVTPISAQVAAEVTAVPVSDFEEVKKGDVLVRLDDRALKAAVEQAQAALETAKAAQSNGAQAVNSAKATLEAKQAALASAKAAQATAQTARDRASKLTKKSYVSQSDADQAQLTLDQAKAGVQEARSAIDVAQQAVQTAELNKRSLAAKTDAAQASLDAAQVALDHAVIRAPQDGRLGQVSARVGKFVSAGSTLVSLVPSDLWLIANYKETQLAGLRMGEPVTFTVDALGKTEFRGHIERFSPATAGQFSLLSGSNATGNFTKIAQRVPVRISIDPDQPQTARLAPGLSAEVSAPQHGS, via the coding sequence ATGTCTCAGACCCGCCGCTATATTGCTTCTGCCCTGATCCTTTTGATCGCGCTCGCCGGTGTCGCGACCGTGCTCTATGCATGGCGCCTTCCGCCTTTCCGTTCCGACGTCGCATGGACCGACAATGCCTATCTGCAGGGCAAGGTCACGCCGATCTCCGCGCAGGTCGCGGCCGAAGTCACGGCGGTGCCGGTCAGCGATTTCGAGGAGGTCAAGAAGGGCGATGTGCTGGTGCGGCTGGACGATCGCGCGTTGAAAGCGGCGGTGGAACAGGCGCAGGCCGCGCTTGAGACGGCGAAGGCCGCGCAATCCAACGGGGCGCAGGCGGTGAACTCGGCCAAGGCGACGCTGGAGGCGAAACAGGCCGCGCTGGCCTCGGCGAAAGCGGCGCAGGCCACCGCGCAGACCGCGCGCGACCGGGCCTCGAAGCTGACGAAGAAAAGCTATGTCTCGCAATCGGATGCCGATCAGGCGCAGCTTACGCTCGATCAGGCGAAGGCGGGCGTGCAAGAGGCGCGAAGCGCCATCGATGTGGCCCAACAAGCGGTTCAGACGGCGGAATTGAACAAACGCTCGCTCGCCGCGAAGACCGATGCCGCGCAGGCGTCGCTGGATGCGGCGCAGGTGGCGCTCGATCATGCGGTGATCCGTGCGCCCCAGGATGGGCGACTGGGTCAGGTTTCGGCTCGGGTCGGCAAGTTCGTCAGCGCCGGGAGCACGCTGGTTTCGCTCGTGCCCTCCGACCTCTGGCTGATCGCGAATTACAAGGAGACCCAGCTGGCAGGGCTGCGCATGGGTGAGCCGGTGACCTTCACCGTCGACGCTCTGGGGAAGACCGAGTTCAGAGGCCATATCGAACGGTTCTCGCCTGCCACGGCAGGGCAGTTCAGCCTGCTGTCGGGCTCCAATGCGACCGGCAACTTCACCAAGATCGCGCAGCGCGTGCCGGTGCGCATCTCGATTGACCCGGATCAGCCGCAGACTGCGAGATTGGCCCCGGGACTATCGGCCGAGGTCAGCGCGCCGCAGCACGGATCCTGA
- a CDS encoding enoyl-CoA hydratase/isomerase family protein — protein sequence MSDIHLIIDGAVAELRLDNPAKMNALTVEMLSALEAHLDRIERDVEIRCVLVSAEGDRAFCTGADINGWGDLSPTEFARHWVRDGHRIFDRLARLSKPTIAVLNGHAFGGGLELAAACDLRVMAPGASLALPEAGVGIVPGWSGTQRLMRLLPEPMVKEMALFGHRVKVDRALSVGFVAAVSEDPRAAAQALIDRALGLSPRAVEITKSMIHVAAGEDRGAMAEALGSAAISASEDRAEGVTAFREKRKPNFSGL from the coding sequence ATGAGTGACATTCACCTGATCATCGACGGCGCGGTGGCAGAGCTGCGTCTCGACAACCCGGCGAAGATGAACGCCCTCACGGTCGAGATGCTGAGCGCGCTCGAGGCGCATCTCGATCGGATCGAAAGAGACGTCGAGATTCGCTGCGTGCTGGTGAGCGCCGAGGGCGACCGGGCCTTCTGCACCGGGGCGGATATCAACGGATGGGGCGATCTGAGCCCGACCGAGTTCGCGCGGCATTGGGTCCGCGACGGACATCGGATCTTCGACCGGCTCGCGCGCCTCTCGAAGCCGACGATTGCGGTGCTGAACGGACACGCCTTCGGGGGCGGTCTCGAACTTGCCGCAGCCTGCGACCTTCGGGTCATGGCACCCGGCGCCAGCCTTGCCCTCCCGGAAGCTGGCGTCGGGATCGTTCCCGGCTGGTCGGGCACGCAGCGGCTGATGCGTCTGCTGCCCGAACCGATGGTGAAGGAGATGGCGCTTTTCGGCCACCGCGTGAAGGTCGACCGGGCGCTGTCGGTCGGCTTCGTGGCCGCGGTCTCCGAAGATCCGCGCGCGGCAGCGCAGGCCCTGATCGACCGTGCGCTCGGGCTGTCGCCCCGCGCCGTCGAAATCACGAAATCGATGATCCATGTAGCGGCGGGTGAAGATCGCGGTGCAATGGCTGAGGCGCTTGGAAGTGCCGCCATTTCGGCCAGCGAAGATCGCGCCGAAGGGGTCACGGCCTTCCGCGAGAAACGCAAACCTAATTTTTCGGGACTTTGA
- a CDS encoding SH3 domain-containing protein — MRSAPSTGASIVTRLADGQNLRNLGCRMAEGRRWCQVATLADPGFEGWAAGEYLIEGTGTPTRAEAVPSPKPKIVTGSGQERVGFTSGSSDARLQGGAPAREIAPLPAQRAGRQDLNLRVMVQEAPSPTESTTPTRALSWAK; from the coding sequence ATGCGCTCGGCCCCGTCGACCGGGGCAAGCATCGTCACCCGCCTCGCGGATGGGCAGAATCTGCGCAATCTCGGGTGTCGCATGGCAGAGGGGCGCCGTTGGTGCCAAGTTGCGACGCTCGCCGATCCTGGCTTCGAGGGCTGGGCTGCGGGAGAGTATTTGATCGAAGGCACCGGGACACCGACTCGAGCGGAAGCCGTCCCGAGTCCGAAACCGAAGATCGTGACAGGCTCAGGTCAGGAACGCGTGGGTTTCACCTCAGGCAGTTCGGATGCGCGACTTCAGGGGGGGGCTCCAGCCCGGGAAATCGCGCCGTTACCTGCTCAACGCGCGGGACGGCAGGATCTCAACCTTCGGGTGATGGTGCAGGAAGCCCCCTCACCTACCGAATCTACAACCCCGACAAGAGCCCTCTCTTGGGCGAAATGA
- a CDS encoding acyl CoA:acetate/3-ketoacid CoA transferase — MGTIVSASEAVGKIADGAVITVSSSSALGCPDSVLKAIGERFDREQHPKNITTIHPIAAGDMYGVKGIDHIAKDGLLDTVLAGSYPSGSSNLPMPEIWKMVVEDRVAAYNVPSGILFDMHREAAARRPGVMTKVGLKTFVDPEREGCAMNDRAAGAPIVRRVEFDGDTWLHFPNIYPDVCILRATTADERGNLTYEHEGAYLGGLEQAIAVRNNGGLVIAQVERVTAAGSLRPHDVRVPGHLVDCVVVDEDQKQTCETPYDPAISGQVMRPWSSFELAEHGIEKVIARRAAMELRGGMTANLGFGISAMVPRILLEEGHHDAVTWAIEQGAVGGMPLTGFAFGCASNADGYVPSPQQFIYFQGAGFDMSFLSFLEVDVQGNVNVSKLGKKPYLTAGCGGFVDITAHARKIVFSGWFEAGAQMEMDEAGIRVRAPGKFTKMVDRVEHVTFSGERAREQGQEVLYITERCVMRLDDKGLIATEIMPGIDPERDIVGASEGRVRVAENAVTMSTKLLADAPMGWTP, encoded by the coding sequence ATGGGCACGATTGTCAGTGCGTCGGAAGCGGTAGGGAAGATTGCGGATGGTGCTGTCATCACGGTTTCCTCGTCTTCGGCGTTGGGGTGTCCCGACTCCGTGCTCAAGGCGATCGGCGAGCGCTTCGATCGGGAGCAGCATCCGAAAAACATCACTACAATCCACCCGATCGCCGCGGGGGACATGTACGGGGTGAAGGGCATCGACCACATCGCGAAGGATGGTCTGCTCGATACCGTTCTGGCAGGATCCTACCCGTCGGGCTCCTCGAACCTGCCGATGCCGGAAATCTGGAAGATGGTCGTTGAGGATCGGGTGGCAGCCTATAACGTGCCCTCCGGCATCCTGTTCGATATGCATCGCGAGGCGGCGGCGCGCCGTCCGGGCGTGATGACCAAGGTCGGCTTGAAGACCTTCGTCGACCCCGAGCGCGAGGGCTGTGCGATGAACGATCGCGCAGCAGGCGCGCCCATCGTGCGCCGGGTGGAGTTCGATGGTGACACCTGGCTCCATTTTCCGAATATTTACCCCGACGTCTGCATCCTGCGCGCCACCACCGCGGATGAGCGCGGCAATCTGACCTATGAGCACGAGGGAGCCTATCTCGGCGGGCTCGAGCAGGCGATTGCGGTGCGCAACAATGGCGGGCTTGTGATCGCGCAGGTGGAGCGCGTCACGGCTGCGGGCTCCCTGCGCCCCCACGATGTCCGGGTGCCGGGGCATCTTGTGGACTGCGTGGTCGTGGACGAGGATCAGAAACAAACCTGCGAGACGCCCTACGATCCGGCGATCTCGGGGCAAGTGATGCGTCCGTGGTCGAGCTTCGAATTGGCCGAACATGGCATCGAGAAGGTCATCGCGCGGCGCGCAGCAATGGAGCTTCGCGGCGGCATGACCGCCAATCTCGGCTTCGGGATTTCGGCGATGGTGCCGCGCATCCTGCTCGAAGAGGGCCACCATGATGCGGTCACCTGGGCGATCGAACAGGGCGCGGTGGGCGGGATGCCCTTGACCGGATTTGCTTTCGGCTGTGCATCGAACGCCGATGGCTACGTGCCCTCGCCGCAGCAATTCATCTATTTCCAGGGCGCCGGGTTCGACATGTCCTTCCTGTCCTTCCTCGAGGTCGATGTGCAGGGGAATGTGAATGTCTCCAAGCTCGGCAAGAAACCTTACCTCACCGCAGGCTGCGGCGGCTTCGTCGATATCACCGCCCATGCGCGCAAGATCGTCTTCTCGGGCTGGTTCGAGGCAGGCGCGCAGATGGAGATGGACGAGGCTGGCATCCGCGTCCGCGCGCCCGGCAAGTTCACCAAGATGGTCGACCGGGTCGAACATGTGACCTTCTCCGGGGAGCGTGCGCGAGAGCAGGGGCAGGAGGTGCTCTATATCACCGAGCGCTGCGTGATGCGGCTCGATGACAAGGGGCTCATCGCCACCGAAATCATGCCGGGGATCGATCCTGAGCGCGATATCGTCGGCGCCTCCGAGGGGCGTGTGCGCGTGGCGGAGAATGCCGTCACCATGTCCACGAAGTTGCTCGCCGACGCCCCGATGGGGTGGACGCCATGA